In Haematobia irritans isolate KBUSLIRL chromosome 1, ASM5000362v1, whole genome shotgun sequence, a genomic segment contains:
- the LOC142233042 gene encoding uncharacterized protein LOC142233042 has protein sequence MYSTKVLAILLLVSLAGSYAGYAGSTGVAVNDPCRAQRKCDFTENILRALDETNRCVLFRNPCFFLNDMCQRRANNQPALRLVNRTECQQNCIQACTLEYAPICVEHNGVEYTFPNACFMAASQCRDDRIYNFTYDGECRALV, from the exons atgtattccaCTAAGGTTTTAGCGATTTTGTTATTAGTGTCGTTAGCAGGAAGTTATGCCGGTTATGCGGGTTCCACTGGTGTCGCAGTAAACGATCCATGTCGGGCTCAACGAAAATGTGACTTTACTGAAAATATTTTACGAGCCTTGGATGAAACCAATCGTTGTGTTTTGTTCAGAAATCCATGTTTCTTCCTTAATGACATGTGTCAAAGGCGAGCTAATAACCAACCTG CCCTTAGACTTGTGAACCGTACTGAATGccaacaaaattgtatacaagcTTGTACTCTGGAATATGCTCCAATATGTGTTGAACATAATGGCGTGGAATACACATTCCCCAATGCATGCTTCATGGCTGCTTCCCAATGTAGGGATGACAGAA tttatAATTTCACCTATGATGGCGAATGCAGAGCTTTGGTATAG
- the LOC142233818 gene encoding U-Kazal-Dg21.2-like, translating to MYSTKVLAILLVVSLTGGYASYSGSTGVAVNDPCLAQRNCDFTENILRALDNNRCVLFRNPCFFLNDMCQRRASNQPALKLVNRTKCQENCIQACTMQYAPICAEHNGEQYTFSNACVMAASQCRDDKIYNFVHDGECGSLV from the exons atgtattccacTAAGGTTTTAGCGATTTTGTTAGTAGTGTCGTTAACTGGAGGTTATGCCAGTTATTCCGGTTCCACTGGTGTCGCAGTAAACGATCCATGTCTGGCTCAACGAAATTGCGACTTTACTGAAAATATTTTGCGGGCATTGGATAATAATCGTTGTGTTTTGTTCAGAAATCCATGTTTCTTCCTTAATGACATGTGTCAAAGGCGAGCTAGTAACCAACCTG CCCTTAAACTTGTGAATCGTACAAAGTGTCAAGAAAATTGCATACAAGCTTGTACTATGCAATATGCGCCAATATGTGCTGAACATAATGGTGAACAATATACTTTCTCCAATGCATGCGTCATGGCTGCTTCTCAATGTAGGGATGATAAAA tttatAATTTTGTCCATGATGGTGAATGCGGATCTCTGGTATAA
- the LOC142234695 gene encoding uncharacterized protein LOC142234695 — translation MWQIILLVFTSLLFISKTSAAATVNHPGDMATDPCEAQRRCSFEEIIVRALDSDNNCVLFRNECLFLNDMCERRETNQPALRKVKRTQCQRNCIEHCMDLYAPVCAEYNGIEYTFPNGCEVSRLACERDISYRITKNGECGNPLSSV, via the exons ATGTGGCAAATCATTCTACTCGTATTCACATCATTGTTATTTATATCCAAAACATCTGCCGCAGCCACTGTAAATCATCCTGGAGACATGGCAACTGATCCATGTGAAGCTCAGCGAAGATGTTCCTTTGAAGAAATCATTGTACGTGCATTGGATAGTGATAATAATTGCGTGTTGTTCAGAAACGAATGTCTATTCCTAAATGATATGTGCGAAAGGCGAGAAACTAATCAACCGG CTCTTAGAAAAGTTAAGCGCACTCAATGTCAAAGAAATTGTATTGAACACTGTATGGATCTGTATGCTCCAGTATGTGCTGAATACAATGGAATCGAATATACATTCCCCAATGGATGTGAAGTGTCTAGGTTGGCATGCGAACGTGATATAT ctTACAGAATTACAAAAAATGGCGAATGCGGGAATCCACTATCATCCGTATAA
- the Sgs5bis gene encoding sgs5bis, which translates to MFSLKLMTSCLLIAFALNSVCSTSVPDPCLIHRKCSTTEDKIYAVDDQQCYLFRNPCIYETSICQRREKGEKDLKIVTKDECKEKCRDFCTEELFPVCTEYGGKLKTFSNKCEFHRTSCQQDKSYIFNHYGACEKTE; encoded by the exons atgttttcattgaaattgatgACATCATGTCTACTGATTGCTTTTGCTCTCAATTCTGTTTGCAGTACATCAGTACCTGATCCCTGTTtgattcatagaaaatgttccacGACTGAAGATAAAATATATGCTGTAGATGATCAGCAGTGTTATCTTTTCCGTAATCCCTGCATATACGAAACTTCAATCTGTCAGCGAAGGGAGAAGGGAGAAAAAG ACTTGAAAATTGTCACTAAGGACGAGTGTAAAGAGAAATGCAGAGATTTTTGTACAGAGGAATTGTTTCCGGTTTGTACAGAATACGGTGGTAAattgaaaactttctccaataaGTGTGAATTTCACAGAACCAGTTGTCAACAGGATAAAT cATACATTTTTAACCATTATGGAGCATGCGAGAAAACCGAATGA